GCTCTCGAATGCGCGCGTCTTTTCCATGCGAAATCATCCCTCAAAAAATGGCTTCTCACGTTAGGGAGCGTCTTCGGCCTCGCGTTCGTCATTTATTTCTCTACTTTCGCCGTTCATTTCGCACTTCTTTCAAAAAACGGCCCGGGAAAAGACTTCATGTCCCCCGAGTTCCAGAAAACACTTGAGGGCAACAGCTATCAAAATGACGAAACTATTCACGCGCTTCCCATGTCTAAAAAATTTGTTGAATTAAACCTCGAAATGTATCGCGCAAACAAAAGATTGGACGCGACCCATCCTTACGGAAGCGCTTGGTACACATGGCCCTTCATGGAGCGACCAATATACTTCTGGAAGCATGAACAAATTGAGGCGCCAGCTGGAGCGCAAGACGGGCAAAGCAAAGTTGCCAACATTTATTCTCTCGGCAATCCCTTCATCTACTGGCTCGGAAGCGCGTCAGTTCTTTTCCTCTTGCTCAATTTTCTTTCGCAGGCAGTTTCGAAAAATAAGGATTTCAGGAAAAAGAGCGCGCTTGCGGTATTTCTTCTTTCGGGATTTTTCTTGAATTTTCTGCCTTTTATTTTTATAGGCCGAGTGATGTTCCTCTACCACTACTGTGTCGCCCTCATATTTTCTATTCTCATCCTCTGCTTTCTTCTGGATGGGATACAATTGGAAAAGAAGAAAAAAGCTTATGCTTTCGCACTGATTTTGATTTCTCTCTCCTTGTTCTTGTATTTCAGCCCCCTTACGTATGGAATCCCATTAAGAGAGAGTGCGGAGAATGCCCGATTTTGGTTTAAAAGCTGGCGGTAAAATATTTCACAGCCTCTCACCGCTCCAGAATCAACTTTTATTTGCTCCAGCAAATAAAAGTCGGATACGGATAATCTCGAAATAATTGCAATTTGCGACTGAAGTGTATTAAAATAGACTCATTAGCAGATAGTATTTAACGTTACATCCATGAATAAAAATTATGTCATCGGCGGGATTGTCGTCATAGTGGTAATCGCGGTTATCGCATTAGCAATGAACAAGGGAAACACAGCCCTTGCGCCATCAGAAATTTCTCCATCACCAAGCGTAACTGAGAGCGTCACACCCACCCCAACCCCAAATCCGACAGTGAGCACAAACCCGGGAACGAGTACGGTGGCAAAGGTCATCGTAATCTATACTAATTCCGGATTCTCTCCAAAAACGGTTACAGTAAAAAAGGGTTCGACAGTGGAATTCGTCAACCAGTCCGATGGAGGCATGTCGGTCGCTTCCGACCCACATCCTACTCATGTAATTTATCCCGAATTTGACCAATACAAGACGAGTGCTCGGGGACTAAAGGTGTTTGATTTCGTCTTCGACAAAGTCGGCACGTGGGGATACCACAATCATATGCAAGCATCGAACACGGGAACAGTTATAGTTCAATAAACTACAGAATTCCTATTCTGTCGTCCCCGCGAAAGCGGGGTCCAGATTAATCTAGATTCCCGCGTCCGCGGGACTGACATTCGGAAATGTCATTTTCAACACAGGCATGCCTACCTCTCCATCTCAAAAAAATAAAACTGTCTGGCTTCTTATTCGTGTAGCAATCGCGTTCGCTTTCTTCTACCCGGCGATTAAAATCCACATTGACCCAGACTCGTGGCTTAGCTATTTTCCTCCATTTATTAAGACTGTGGGGATTCCGCAAATTGTTATTCTCTATCTTTTCACCGCAGTCCATCTTGCTATCGGCATTTGGATCCTCTCCGGTAAACGCATCTTCATCCCCTGCCTC
The genomic region above belongs to Candidatus Taylorbacteria bacterium and contains:
- a CDS encoding phospholipid carrier-dependent glycosyltransferase; amino-acid sequence: MQNTRIESGGNIFYPTHIIALKQKMRNLKEHAQIIALSIGSIISHFIFFSYPSETVFDEVHFGKFISGYFSHQYFFDIHPPLAKLFITGVGLLGGYKPEIDFSVIGESFTSTDFIWLRLLPTLAGAILPLVIYYLSRALNFSKTASFAAGALIIFENSLLVQSRFILLDSLLLLFGFGSLLFYFLYRKKEGTGVVPYLFLGAIVFSSFAFSIKWTGLSFLALIVALECARLFHAKSSLKKWLLTLGSVFGLAFVIYFSTFAVHFALLSKNGPGKDFMSPEFQKTLEGNSYQNDETIHALPMSKKFVELNLEMYRANKRLDATHPYGSAWYTWPFMERPIYFWKHEQIEAPAGAQDGQSKVANIYSLGNPFIYWLGSASVLFLLLNFLSQAVSKNKDFRKKSALAVFLLSGFFLNFLPFIFIGRVMFLYHYCVALIFSILILCFLLDGIQLEKKKKAYAFALILISLSLFLYFSPLTYGIPLRESAENARFWFKSWR